Genomic window (Prochlorococcus marinus str. GP2):
TTCGTGATTCATGTCTTTCAGTGCCAATAACATGTAATCCGCCAGCTTTTCTTACTTTTTCTTCTTCATGAATCAAAACTTTTTCATATTCTTTTTTTACATCTGATAATAATTCTCTCAAAAGCTTGATCATATTATCATCAGTGGGCGCTTTTTCTGCAGCTGTAGCTATCCGGTCATCTAGCTCCAAGATAGAAAGTTGTCTATCACCCCAATTTTTAACAAGTTCATTGGATAAAATAGAGAGTTTCTTCGTAATTACTTCATCCAACTTGCAAGGGAAAAGGCTTGTTGAAGAGTTTTGATTATTCTTTTTCAAATTTGAGTCTACTTTTGAAGAAAAACCGCCCTTTACTTTTGAATTTCTTTGTTTAGGGATTGGTGGCTTATGCTCATTATTAGGCTTTACAAGTAAGGGAACTAAAGTCTCTCTTAATTTCAGTCTTGCCATATAGTCACTATTACCACCAAGGATGATATCGGTTCCCCTTCCAGCCATATTTGTTGCAATCGTCACAGCACCTGCTCTTCCTGCCTGAGCGACAATTTCCGCCTCACGTTCAACGTTTTCTGGCTTGGCATTTAATAAATTATGAGGGATTTTTTCTTCAGATAAAAGTGAACTTAACAATTCACTTTTTTCAACGCTTGTCGTACCAACTAAAACAGGTCTACCATCTCTATGAATTTGCGCTGTTTCGTTAGCAACAGCTTTCCATTTACCAATCTCTGTCTTGAATACTTGATCAGACAAATCTTTTCTCTTCCTGATTTGATTTGTTGGTATAACTGTTGATTCTAATTTATAAGTTTTCTCAAATTCGACCTCCTCAGTTTTTGCAGTCCCGGTCATTCCTGCTAGACCAGGATATAACAAGAAAAAATTTTGATAAGTGATTGATGCTAATGTTTGCGTCTCAGGCTGAATTTTAAGGTTCTCTTTTGCTTCTATTGCCTGATGCTGTCCATCACTCCAACGCCTTCCCGGCATTACTCTTCCAGTAAATTCATCTACTATGACAGCTTCATCATTTTTAATAATATAATTTACATCTTTAATAAATAATTCTTTAGCTTTTAAAGCATTAGTAATGTAGTGTGCCCAAGGATCTTTAGGATTATATAAATCACTAACTCCCAAATACTCTTCACATTTAGCGAAACCCTGATCAGTTAATATACAACTTCTCTGCTTTTCATCAACTTCATAATCCCCTTCAGGATCAATACCATCTTTACTTAAATCTTTTGCTTTGACCAGTGATAAAGATAACTCTGCAGCTTTTTGATATTTTTCTTGTGGTCTTTCAACTTGACCTGAAATGATTAAAGGAGTTCTTGCCTCATCAATTAATATCGAATCAACCTCGTCAATCACACAGTAATTAAATTTTCTTTGCACTACCTCATTTATATCAGTGGACATATTGTCTCTTAAATAATCAAATCCTAATTCGGAATTTGTTGCATAAGTTATATCACAGTTATAATTTTTCTTTCTCTCAACTGGGTTCATATCTTGTTGAATCAACCCAACGGATAAACCCAAAAAACGATGAACTTGTCCCATCCACTCGGCATCTCTTCTAGCTAAATAATCATTTACGGTAACTACATGCACTCCTTTTCCAGTTAAAGCATTCAAATAGCAAGGTAATGTTGCTACAAGAGTTTTTCCTTCTCCAGTCTTCATTTCAGCAATTTGACATTCATGTAAAACCATCCCACCTATTAACTGAACATCAAAATGTCTCATATCAAGAACACGTTTACTTGCTTCTCTAACAATTGCAAATGCTTTTGGCAGAGACGCTTCTAAGATTTCTTTTTGTTTTTTAATATCTAATTCTGATGAAATCTTTGATTTAAGATCTTTAGTTTTTATTCTCAAATCATCATCAGTTAATGCAGAAATTTCTTCTTCTAAAAAATTTATCTCTTCCACTATTGGTTGATAGCGCTTTAACTTTCGTGTATTCGGGTCACCCAACAAAAGTTTTAGCATAAGTAATAGTCCTTAAAAAATTTATCTTATTACAAACATTATAAATTAGCGCGTTACAACAGAATGGATAAAAATCATATCTCTTTATTTTCAAGAAATGATCGACTAAGGTAATTAAATTAAAATCAAAAAAAATTAGAATCTTCGTCACTTTTCAAAAACTTTTTAAAAAATGAAAGCAATATCTCTAATCAAACATTCCAAAGGAGCTCTAGGGTTAAGGTTTTTTGGATTAGGTCCTAACTTTAGACCGACTAATGGATTAAATAAACTACAAAAATTATTAGATAAAAATGCTTTCTGGACAAAAAATAGAACAATTCATGATCTGAAAAAATGCCTTGCTAACAGTGACGTTATTGTTAGCGTTTGGGTTGGCAGGGAAATAGTTGGTTTTGGTAGAGCTTTAACAGATGGAGTTTATCGGGGGGTGCTTTGGGATATTGTGATAGATCAAAATCACCAAGGTAATGGATATGGATCATTAATTGTAAAAAATCTTTTATCTTCGAAAAAAATTAAAAATACAAAGAAACTATATTTAATGACTACTAATAAAAAATTGTTCTATTCTCAATTTGACTTTAAAGAAGTCATTTCTCAAGATTTGTTAATTCGTGAAATATAAAGATATATACTATTAAAAAAATTTTTTCAAAATCAAGAGACAAATTTACCATAGAGCCATCTTATAAAAGGACCTAAAATAGGCACTGGTCCAAAAGTTGGACCGCAAAAATCAAAGTAATCTCTATGCTCTTTTATTAATCCATTTTCTCCAAATAATAAACGAGTAGTTCCAGGATAAATAAATTCTTTCCCCATAATTTTTAAACCCATTGTCCATTCAACAAATCCACAATCTCCAGTTATGGAAATGGCATGAGTTTCTAAAAAAACATCATCACATCTTTTAACAAGCTTTTCTTGAGCTTTAATATAAGAATCTAAGCCCTCTGTTTCTTGAGTTGGGTCTGTAAAAATAACATTCTCATTATAAAATTCAGCCCATTTTTGTTTTGTTGGTGCATCCACACCATAAGGTTTAGTAAATAATCCCTTTAAATCCTCAATAGAAATTACTCTTTTCATTACGAAATTTTTATTAAGAATATCCTAAAAGATACAAACATTAAAAGCGGATGAAGAGATTCGAACTCTCGACATTCTCCTTGGCAAGGAGATGCTCTACCACTGAGCTACATCCGCATAACTTTTTTATTTTATCTCAAAGAAGGGATCAATGATAAAAATAATTAAATTTTTTCAATTAATTTAAATTTTTAATTAAGGATCCCATCTCAATTGCTTGTAAAGCATAATTCCAACCAAGATTATTTTTAATCCCTGCTCTTTCTAAAGCCTGCTGCATAGTATCAGTAGTTAAAACTCCAAAAATAATTGGAACGTTATTTTCATTTGAAACTTGCGAAATACCTTTGCTCGCCTCAGATATAACTACATCATAGTGGGAAGTTTCACCACGGATCACAGCCCCAAGAGCAATTACGACGTCATAACTCTTTTTTTTCATGAGGGTTTTAGCTGCGATTGGTAATTCGAAAGAACCAGGAACCCAAACTATATCTACTTGATTGCTTAATTCAGAAGTATCTAAACCATGTCTTTTTAAACAATCAAGACAACCAGATAGAATTTTATTTGTAATTAAATCATTAAATCTTGCTATTACAATCCCAACTTTTAAAGTAGAGGCATTAGTAAAAGAACCCTCAAAAATAGCCATTAAATTTTACTTAGATATATTAATAGACTCTCACGAAAAGGTATTAAGTTCAAACTAGTGAAGAAACTATCCCTGTAACAAAAACCAAAACAACCCAAACAGCAGCAATGGAATAAATTTTTCTCCTACTTTCTCGCTGTCCTTCCTCAGTAGAAGGTTGAGTCACATATAAAACGGGTACTCCAACTACCGCTATTAAAGAAGCAAATAATAGAGCATTTACAAAGAAAAAGTTAACAGCCTGCATAATTTAGTCTTAAGTTTCGAATATTATAAATACTATAATCTCATGAAAATGATAATTTTTAGAGAAAATTTACATACTTTAGCCACTTTGAATGCAAAAAAAAAATTTCTACCTAATATCTATTTAGGAATTAAAAAAGTATGCAAGAAGATACGATAATTCAAAAGAATTTATTTACGATTGGTAATGATAATAACGAGCAAAAAGAAATACCAAAAATTCCAGAAGATTTATCTTCGGAAGATTTAAAAAAAGAATCGCAAAAAAGACCCAGACAAAGAAAAAATTCAACTAAATTAATAAATAAATTTAAGACTGATTTAATTTCAAATAACAAAAATGTTTGCATCAATGAAGAATCTTATAGCTATAAAACAGTTTCAAAACTGAAATTAACTCCTGTAATGAAGCATTATGTAACTCTAAAAGAAGAAAATAAAGATAGGTTATTACTTTATAGATTAGGAGATTTTTTTGAATGTTTTTTTGAGGACGCTGTATTAATATCTAACCTTTTAGAAATAACGCTTACCAGTAAAGATGCTGGCAAAGAGATTGGTAAGATCCCTATGGCAGGGGTTCCCCATCATGCAATGGAGAGATACTGTGCTGATTTAATTAAAAAAAATTATTCGGTGGTTATATGCGATCAATTAGAAAAAAGTTCTGGAAATTATGGGACTCCAATTAAAAGAGGAATAACAAGAATAATTACTCCTGGAACTGTAATTGAAGAGGGGATGTTAATAGCAAAGAAAAATAATTGGATTACTGCTATTTACTTATCAGAAGAAAACTCAGATGAATCTTATGAATGGGGTATATCAAAAGCTGATGTAAGCACAGGAGAATTAATAACTTTAGAAGGCCAATCTCTGTCAAAACTATTTGATGAAATTATTAAATTAGATTCTTCAGAAATCATTGTAGGAAGCAATGCAGTAAGAAATTTATTAATTAAAGAAAATAGTCAAATTACATATACTGTTTCTCAAGAGACTAATTTTGGAATTAATGAAGCAAATTATCTAATAAAAAATTATTTCCAAATTGCAAACCTAGAGGGAATAGGACTTAAAAATTTAAACAATGCAACTAGATCACTTGGAGGTTTATTAAATTATTTAGAAAAAATTAATCCTTCAAATTTAGATAAAGATTCTTCTTTAAAAATATCATTAGACTTTCCACAAATCCAATATGGTCACAACAAATTAATTATTGATTATCAAACTCAAAAAAACTTAGAAATCAAAAATACACAACGAGAAAACAATTATGTAGGTTCTCTACTATGGAGTATTGATAGAACTTATACTTGCATGGGTGCAAGGTGTTTAAGAAGGTGGATAGATTCACCACTATTAAACGTTAATGAAATTTATAAAAGACAAAATATAATTACTAACTTTCTTGAATCTAAAAAATTACGTAAAGATACCCAAAATTCACTTAGAGCAATGGGGGATTTAGAAAGACTTGCAGGTAGAGCTTGTGCAGGTCATGCAAGTCCCAGAGACTTAATTGCAATAGCTGAAGGTTTAAAAAAATTGCCTAGACTAAAATCCATAATTGAATTATTCAAATATGATCTCCCAGATTGGACTGATCAATTAAAAAATATTGATGAAGGACTCTTAGAATTAGCTGATACTATAAGTTTTAAACTAGTGGAAAATCCTCCTCTAAATATTAGTGAAGGAGGCATGATCCACGATGGTGTTGACAATATATTAGATGGTTTACGCAATTTAATGGATGATTACTCTGAGTGGCTAAATAAAGAGGAATTAAAGGAAAGGAAAATTAGCAAAATTTCAAACCTAAAAATTCAATTTCATAAAAATTTTGGTTATTACATTTCTATAAATAAGTCAAAAGTTAATTTAGCTCCACAACATTGGATCAAAAGGCAAACACTTACTAATGAAGAAAGGTATATCACTTCAGAAATTAAAAATAAAGAAAATAAGATTTTCCAAATAAAAAGTAGAGCTTCATCAAAAGAATATGAAATTTTCTGCGAATTAAGAAATATAGTTGCTGCAAAAACACAACAAATAAGATCAATCGCAAAATCCATAGCATCTCTTGATGCACTGCTTGGTTTATCAATTACTTCAGTAGAAAACAATTTTATAAAACCTTCATTAATACCAATAAATGATTCAAGGACAAAAAATAGTACAAAAATTATCGCAGGAAGAAATCCAATTGTAGAGCAATTATTAAGTGATAAAAAGTTTGTAGCAAACGATATCTCTTTTGAGGATAATCAAAAATTAATTATATTAACCGGTCCCAATGCAAGCGGAAAAAGTTGCTTTATAAGACAACTTGGTTTAATACAAATTCTCACACAAATTGGTAGCTTTGTTCCTGCTAATAATGCTGAAATCGAGATTGCAGATAGGATTTTCACAAGAATTGGGGCTGTTGATGATCAATCATCTGGACAATCAACATTTATGGTAGAAATGTCTGAAACTGCATCAATTTTAAATCAGGCAACTTCTAACTCACTAGTTTTACTTGATGAGATAGGCAGAGGGACATCTACTTTTGATGGACTTTCAATAGCTTGGTCAGTAAGTGAATATCTTGCAAAAAAAATTCAATGTAATACTATTTTTGCTACGCACTATCATGAGCTGAATTATTTAAAAAATTCAAATAAGAATATACAAAATTTTCAAGTTTTAGTAGAACAAAATAACGATCAGCTAATTTTTAGCCACAAGATTGTTAAAGGGGGCTCAAACAAAAGCTATGGGATAGAAGCAGCTAAATTAGCAGGAGTTCCAAAAGAAGTTATAGAAAAAGCAAAATCAGTTTTAAATTCTTTAGAAAAAAATAACAAATTAAATTATGATATTAAGTAGATTTTTGACATTTTTATAAAATAAATACTTTTTAAATAGTTTCCCTCAATAAGGCGTTAACCGCAGCAGCTGCCATGGCAGCACCTCCTCTAGTTGAATTCAAAACAATCCTAGGAAGATCGGTAGAAATTAGTTTGTTTTTGCTTTTCTCTACTCCAATAAATCCAACAGGCATTCCGATAATTAAACTAGGTAAATCTTTTGCATTCTCTAAAATATCAATTAAATAAGTTAACGCTGTAGGTGAACTGCCAATAACTACAATGGGTGATTTACTTCCAGAATTCATAGCGGATAACTCCTTCCAACCTTCGCTTAAGCCATATGCAGTTTTAGTTAAGTTTGTATGATTATTTTTTCCAAACCACATTCTAGCGGTGAATACTTTATTCCTAGTGGTATTTTCTGCCATAGTTTTTATTGCTGCTGCAGCCATATCAGTATCAGTTAAAATCGGAGCGCCATTTTTAAGAGCCTGAAGCCCTTTTTCGCAAGCACCTTCACTAAAATTTACAAGATTTTGAACTGAAAAATCTCCTGAAGTATGGACTAATCTCTCTAACACTTTTTTTTCCAAATAATTTAGATCATTGGCTACTAAATGAGATCTTATGAATCTGATGCTTTCCAAAAAAATTGGATGATCTATTACCATTAAATTTAATTTGTGTTAGAAGTAATCATAGTTAATATATGGTTTTTATTGAGCTATTATGCCAATACAAATATTATGGGGTAATGATTTAAATGCTCAAAATACATTTATTCAAAAATTAATTGATAAGGAAGTGTCTAAAGAATGGAAAGAAATAAACGTAACAAATTTAAATGGAGATGATGATGAGCAAGTCAATAAAGCTTTTGATGAAGTTCTTACACCTCCTTTTGGAGAGGGATACAGAATAGTTACATTGAAAAACAATCCAATTTTTACTGCCAAAAATGAGGATCTAAGAACTAAATTTGAAAAAATTCATAGCAATATACCTCAAAATACTTATTTCATTCTACAAAATACCAAAAAGCCAGATTCAAGACTAAAGAGTACTAAATTTTTACAAAAACTTATCAAAAATAATTTAGCTAAAGAAAAGTCATTTTCTTTACCTGAAATCTGGGACTATGAAGGACAAAAAAGATTTTTAGAAGATGCAGCAAATGAAATGAATATCAAAATTGATAAAAATGCAGCTGAATTAATAATTGATTCGGTTGGTAATGATAGCTTTAAACTAATTAATGAATTAGCCAAAGCAAAAACATACCTCTCTGCAGTATCAAGTGATTCGAATTCACAACTTTTTCTTAAAAGTAGTGATGTAAAAAAAATATTTAGTGATCATCAATCCAATATTTTCAAAATCATTGATCTTCTCTTACAAAAAAATATTAATGAAACCCTCATGGAAATCAATTATTCCTTACACAAAGGAGAACCTGCGTTAAGACTAAATGCAGGTTTAATTAGTCAAATAAGAATTCATACCATTATAAAATTAGCAGTTAATTCAGGTAACGATAATGCAGAAAAGATTTGTAATCTTGCAGGCATTACTAATCCAAAAAGAATTTTTTTTATTCGAAAAAAAGTCAAAAATGTATCTCAAGAATATTTAATTAATTTAATGAGTAACTTACTAGATATTGAATCATTACTAAAACAAGGTAATAATCCTATAAATGTTTTTACAGAGAAATTAATTAATTTAAGTTAACCAAATAATAAGTTTAATAATTTACATTATGATTTAAATATGGCTTTACTAGTAAAAAAATTTGGCGGCACTTCTGTAGGTAATATTAAAAAAATTAAAAATATTGCAGGTAGCATCTGTCAAAGTAAAGAAGCAGGAAATGAAATAGTCGTAGTTGTCTCTGCAATGGGGCAAACTACAGATGATTTAAATTGTTTAGCGGAATCAATTAGTAAAAATCCTAATCGAAGAGAATTGGATATGCTTCTCTCAACTGGAGAGCAAGTAACCATAGCTCTTCTTTCAATGGCATTAAACGAATACGGAATACCTGCAATTTCAATGACTGGTAGCCAGGTTGGAATTATTACTGAATCAATTCATGGGAAAGCGAGAATTCTGGATATTAAAACAGAAAGGATCCAAAATTATTTAAATCAGGGTTTTGTAGTTGTCGTGGCTGGATTTCAAGGAACAACATTAAGCCATACGGGTTCAATGGAAATTACAACTTTGGGTAGAGGTGGTTCAGATACTTCCGCGGTAGCTTTATCAACAGCTTTAGGAGCTGAGACATGCGAAATTTATACAGACGTTCCAGGGGTTCTTACTACTGATCCAAGGATTGTTCCTAATGCAAAACTCTTAGATAAAATTAGCTGCGAGGAAATGCTTGAACTTGCAAGTGTCGGTGCTTCAGTTCTGCATCCAAGAGCAGTAGAAATTGCTCGCAACTATGGAATTAAATTGTGTGTCAAATCAAGCCAAAGTGACTCCAGTGGGACTCTCCTAGAAAGTCAAATCCAACCTCTCCCGCTTAAAAGAGGAAGCTTAGAATTAACAAAAACAGTCAATAGTCTTGAAGTATTAGACAACCAAGCAGTATTCAGTCTCTCAAATATTCCTGATAGGCCTGGGATTGCTGCGCAAATATTTGAAAAACTTTCAGAAGCAAGTATTAACGTAGATTTAATAATACAAGCGACAAATGATGGAAATAAAAACGATATTACATTTACTGTTGGTGAATTAGAAGTAAAAAAGACTGCAGAACAATGTGAACTTATAACTAGTCAATTAGGGGGAGAATTTAACTTAAAAACCAACATGACTAAATTAAGTATTCAAGGAGCAGGCATTATGGGCAGACCTAGTGTTTCAGCTGATTTATTTGATACTTTATCTCAAGCGAATATAAATGTTAGGTTAATAGCTACTAGTGAAATTAAAGTCAGCTGTGTAATTGAAATTAATAATATACCAAAAGCTGTTAGATTTGTTGCTGAGAAATTTAAGTTATCCGATACACAAATATTTGTTAATCCAATCAATGAAAAACAAGATCAACCTGAAGTAAGAGGAATTGCATCAGATAAAAACCAAGTTCAGGTAAGCTTTCGAAAACTGCCTGATCGTCCAGGTGTAGCAGCATCGATATGTTTAGCATTAGCTGAAAATAATTTACTTATCGATACTATTGTTCAATCTGAAAGAATTTCCTCTTTAAAAACTAAGGATATTAGTCTTACAATGAATAAACAAGATAGAGAAAAAGCTAACTTAGTTTTTGAGGCCTTAACAAAAAAATTACCCGGATCATACATTGAAGATGGCCCTGCTATAGCAAAAGTAAGTGCTGTAGGAGCAGGAATGGCATTTAAAGTTGGGACGGCTGGAAAAATATTTAGAGCATTGGCTGACCAAAATATCAATATTGAAATGATTGCCACGAGTGAAATTAGGACTTCATGTATTGTCTTAGAAAAAGATTGTGACAAAGCAGTTAATGCGATTCATAATCATTTCGAATTAGAAAAATAAGTTATTTTTAATTATTTCTTGCCAATTTTTGTCTTAATTTTTTGATTCTATCCCTCAAATTTGCTGCTTCTTCAAAATTTAACTCTTTTGCAGCGTCTTTCATTTTAATTTCTAACTTTTCTATCAAGTCAGGCAATTCTTCAAGCAAACATAGATTATCACTGGAACTGAGAATTGCGTCAGTTTTGTTATTAACTATATTTATTAAATCTTTAGATAAACCACCAGCATCTAGTTTTCTGGAAAGTTCTAGAAAAGATAATATTGAATTTTCTATTTTTTTGCCTGCAGGTTTTGGAGTAATACCATTGACTTGGTTATATTTTTTCTGAATAGTTCTCCTTCTTTCAGTTTCAGATATTGCTCTTTTCATTGAATCTGTGAAGTTATCTGCATAAAGCAAGGCAACACCTTCAACATGTCTGGCAGCTCTTCCTATTGTTTGAATCAATGACCTTTCTGCCCTCAGAAAACCTTCTTTATCAGCATCTAAAATGGCGACTAAGGATACTTCTGGAAGATCTAGTCCCTCTCTTAATAAATTAACTCCTACCAAAACATCATATTCGCCCATTCTAAGGTCTTGAATAATTTCAATTCTTTCAATTGAATGGATTTCGGAATGCAAATATCTAACTCTTACTTTATTTTCTGATAAAAAATCAGTTAGATCTTCAGCCATTCTCTTAGTAAGTGTTGTCACAAGCACTCTTTGATTCTTTTGAGCTCGAATTCTTATTTCAGATAACAGATCTTCTATTTGGCCTTCACTAGGTCTTACATCAATGACAGGGTCTAATACCCCAGTTGGTCTTATAACTTGCTCAATAAATTCACCATCACATTGATCTAATTCCCATTGACCAGGGGTTGCACTTATAAATAATGTCTGTTTTGATTTTTCCCAAAACTCTTCACATTTTAAAGGTCTATTATCTGCAGCACTTGGCAATCTAAAACCATGATCTATTAAAACTTTTTTTCTAGATTGATCACCGTTGTACATCGCATGAAGTTGAGGACATGTCACATGACTCTCATCAACTACCAACAACCAATCTTTAGGAAAGTAATCTATTAAGCATTCTGGCGGTGAACCTTCCTCCCTACCTGATAAATGACGAGCATAATTCTCAACTCCATTACAATAACCAACCTCTTTAAGCATTTCTAAATCATATTTTGTACGTTGTTCTAGACGTTGAGCCTCTAATAATTTTCCTTCGTATGTAAATTTATCGAGTTGAGTTTTTAATTCACCTCTAATTGCACTTATTGCACTCTCAAGTCTTTCTTTTGGAGTCACAAAATGCTTCGCTGGATAAACGCTAACTTGTTCCAAACTTTCAAGTATTTCTCCTGTAGTAGGGTCAACATATCTAATAGCCTCGACTTCATCACCAAATAACTCAATTCTTATTAATCTATCTTCATAAGCTGGACCGATTTCTAAAACATCACCTTTAATTCTGAATCTACCTCTAGTAATTTCAATATCATTTCTAGTATATTGATTTTCAACGAGAGACCTCAAAGAAGAACGTAGATTTATTGATTTTCCCACTTCAAATTTAACTGCAGCTTTTAAATACTCACTCGGTATACCAAGACCATAAATACAACTTATTGAGGCTACAACAATTACATCTTTTCTTTCAAATAATGAGCGTGTTGCAGAATGCCTAAGCATATCTATTTCTTCATTAATTGAAGCAGTTTTTGCAATGTAAGTATCACTTACAGGTACATAAGCTTCAGGTTGATAATAATCGTAGTAAGAAATGAAGTACTCAACAGCATTTTTTGGAAAAAATTCCCTTAATTCATTGCATAATTGTGCAGCCAACGTTTTGTTATGGGCTAAAACAAGTGCTGGTCTTCCTGTTTGTTGAATTACATTTGCAATGGTAAATGTTTTACCAGTTCCAGTAGCACCTAAAAGAGTCTGAAACTGTTTACCATTATTTACACCTTTAACTAATTTTTTAATAGCTTCTGGTTGATCTCCATTTGGTTCGTAAGGAGCTTGAAGTTTATAGTTGTTCATCAAGCCAGTAGTTAAAGGATATTTCTATACTAAGAAATTTTTTCTCCAATTATTGAATTTTTTAAAGATTCTTTTAAGCCCCTAACAACCGCGATCATTGATATTAAATCATCTAATTTATTAACCACAGATCCAACGCCAACTGCTGAGGCTCCAGAGGATATTGCTAGTGGACAAGTTACTTGGCTTAATCCAGAGGCACTCATGATTGGTATATTCAGAGATTGTTTCTTAAATTCTTGATTAATAGCATAGGTAGCTGAAAGAGTTGGTACTGATTTTTCAAAAAAACCTTGAATTCCTGGAGAGAAAGGAGTAGAACTGGTACCACCTTCTGTTTGAATAATATCAACGCCTTCTTCCACTAGCTTTAAAGCAAGATCAACTTGTTTATCAATAGGCATAGTATGAGGAACAGTTACTGATAAAGGAAAATTAGGCAATAAATCCCTCGTCTCTTTTGTAATGTTTAAAACTTTTTTATCTGAAAAATGAATGCCTTTTTCATAAAAAGTATCGTAATTTCCTATCTCAATTAATGATGCG
Coding sequences:
- a CDS encoding DUF561 domain-containing protein, with the protein product MSLINLLPQKIKEELRSKSLLKVISGLNNFDVQSVKIIVEAASLGGADLVDIACKPELVDLALKNSTLPVCVSSVVPRSFKDCIKAGASLIEIGNYDTFYEKGIHFSDKKVLNITKETRDLLPNFPLSVTVPHTMPIDKQVDLALKLVEEGVDIIQTEGGTSSTPFSPGIQGFFEKSVPTLSATYAINQEFKKQSLNIPIMSASGLSQVTCPLAISSGASAVGVGSVVNKLDDLISMIAVVRGLKESLKNSIIGEKIS
- a CDS encoding aspartate kinase; its protein translation is MALLVKKFGGTSVGNIKKIKNIAGSICQSKEAGNEIVVVVSAMGQTTDDLNCLAESISKNPNRRELDMLLSTGEQVTIALLSMALNEYGIPAISMTGSQVGIITESIHGKARILDIKTERIQNYLNQGFVVVVAGFQGTTLSHTGSMEITTLGRGGSDTSAVALSTALGAETCEIYTDVPGVLTTDPRIVPNAKLLDKISCEEMLELASVGASVLHPRAVEIARNYGIKLCVKSSQSDSSGTLLESQIQPLPLKRGSLELTKTVNSLEVLDNQAVFSLSNIPDRPGIAAQIFEKLSEASINVDLIIQATNDGNKNDITFTVGELEVKKTAEQCELITSQLGGEFNLKTNMTKLSIQGAGIMGRPSVSADLFDTLSQANINVRLIATSEIKVSCVIEINNIPKAVRFVAEKFKLSDTQIFVNPINEKQDQPEVRGIASDKNQVQVSFRKLPDRPGVAASICLALAENNLLIDTIVQSERISSLKTKDISLTMNKQDREKANLVFEALTKKLPGSYIEDGPAIAKVSAVGAGMAFKVGTAGKIFRALADQNINIEMIATSEIRTSCIVLEKDCDKAVNAIHNHFELEK
- the uvrB gene encoding excinuclease ABC subunit UvrB → MNNYKLQAPYEPNGDQPEAIKKLVKGVNNGKQFQTLLGATGTGKTFTIANVIQQTGRPALVLAHNKTLAAQLCNELREFFPKNAVEYFISYYDYYQPEAYVPVSDTYIAKTASINEEIDMLRHSATRSLFERKDVIVVASISCIYGLGIPSEYLKAAVKFEVGKSINLRSSLRSLVENQYTRNDIEITRGRFRIKGDVLEIGPAYEDRLIRIELFGDEVEAIRYVDPTTGEILESLEQVSVYPAKHFVTPKERLESAISAIRGELKTQLDKFTYEGKLLEAQRLEQRTKYDLEMLKEVGYCNGVENYARHLSGREEGSPPECLIDYFPKDWLLVVDESHVTCPQLHAMYNGDQSRKKVLIDHGFRLPSAADNRPLKCEEFWEKSKQTLFISATPGQWELDQCDGEFIEQVIRPTGVLDPVIDVRPSEGQIEDLLSEIRIRAQKNQRVLVTTLTKRMAEDLTDFLSENKVRVRYLHSEIHSIERIEIIQDLRMGEYDVLVGVNLLREGLDLPEVSLVAILDADKEGFLRAERSLIQTIGRAARHVEGVALLYADNFTDSMKRAISETERRRTIQKKYNQVNGITPKPAGKKIENSILSFLELSRKLDAGGLSKDLINIVNNKTDAILSSSDNLCLLEELPDLIEKLEIKMKDAAKELNFEEAANLRDRIKKLRQKLARNN
- the holA gene encoding DNA polymerase III subunit delta, which codes for MPIQILWGNDLNAQNTFIQKLIDKEVSKEWKEINVTNLNGDDDEQVNKAFDEVLTPPFGEGYRIVTLKNNPIFTAKNEDLRTKFEKIHSNIPQNTYFILQNTKKPDSRLKSTKFLQKLIKNNLAKEKSFSLPEIWDYEGQKRFLEDAANEMNIKIDKNAAELIIDSVGNDSFKLINELAKAKTYLSAVSSDSNSQLFLKSSDVKKIFSDHQSNIFKIIDLLLQKNINETLMEINYSLHKGEPALRLNAGLISQIRIHTIIKLAVNSGNDNAEKICNLAGITNPKRIFFIRKKVKNVSQEYLINLMSNLLDIESLLKQGNNPINVFTEKLINLS